A genomic region of Arachis stenosperma cultivar V10309 chromosome 9, arast.V10309.gnm1.PFL2, whole genome shotgun sequence contains the following coding sequences:
- the LOC130947541 gene encoding uncharacterized protein LOC130947541, whose translation MHEFSTVDGFVEISEGLAEIMKYVANEPSSGLFYIQHHAQNAVPNVIEAKRNIVEKSHETTLHAEDLEDSVTMVRSMKECGFSLADEMIRDIKKSLVTMTTKQPKRGLIRQSPSGSRIERTSLWGEGSEKRSNYLSSVFSSAKQKASSLRWPNLDTKESLDSKGEKPDMYSNLPLKVTSASTNSSLQGIEAYELPVSSQVEDECQHEQNEDSDVNSTKLLSVSENYDDFKANKEAKLEEWLQGTGNLENNRGAGDEGMC comes from the coding sequence ATGCATGAGTTCTCTACTGTAGACGGTTTTGTGGAGATAAGTGAAGGCCTGGCAGAGATTATGAAGTACGTGGCTAATGAACCATCTTCTGGGCTTTTCTATATCCAACACCATGCTCAAAATGCAGTCCCGAATGTTATTGAAGCTAAAAGGAACATTGTCGAGAAGTCTCACGAAACAACTTTGCACGCGGAAGATTTGGAGGACTCTGTCACTATGGTTAGGTCAATGAAAGAGTGTGGATTTTCCTTAGCTGATGAAATGATCCGAGACATTAAGAAATCTCTGGTTACGATGACAACAAAACAACCAAAAAGAGGCTTAATTCGTCAATCACCATCAGGTTCACGGATAGAACGAACTAGTCTTTGGGGTGAGGGCAGTGAAAAACGGAGTAACTATCTTTCAAGTGTTTTCAGCTCAGCAAAACAGAAGGCTAGTAGTCTCAGGTGGCCAAATCTTGATACTAAGGAATCCTTGGATTCTAAGGGTGAGAAGCCAGATATGTACTCTAATTTGCCATTAAAAGTCACATCTGCTAGCACTAATTCATCTCTACAGGGCATTGAAGCCTACGAGTTACCCGTGTCAAGCCAAGTTGAAGATGAATGTCAGCACGAACAGAATGAGGATAGTGATGTTAACAGCACTAAGTTATTGTCAGTATCAGAAAACTATGATGACTTCAAAGCTAATAAGGAAGCTAAACTAGAAGAGTGGCTGCAAGGAACTGGCAATCTTGAGAATAATCGAGGCGCAGGTGATGAGGGAATGTGTTAG